The following proteins are co-located in the Tolypothrix sp. NIES-4075 genome:
- the trpB gene encoding tryptophan synthase subunit beta has translation MQDINTSKQAQTARPDSLGRFGKFGGKYVPETLMPALSELETAYEQYRHDPSFQEELQGLLKDYVGRPSPLYFAERLTKHYARSDGTGPQIYLKREDLNHTGAHKINNALAQVLLAKRMGKKRIIAETGAGQHGVATATVCARFGLECVVYMGVQDMQRQALNVFRMRLMGAEVSPVEAGTGTLKDATSEAIRDWVTNVETTHYILGSVAGPHPYPMLVRDFHAVIGTETRAQCQEKWGGLPDILLACVGGGSNAIGLFHEFVNEIPIRLIGVEAAGEGVDTEKHAATLTKGRVGVLHGAMSYLLQDDDGQVIEAHSISAGLDYPGVGPEHSYLKDLGRAEYYSVTDKQALEALQRLSQLEGIIPALETAHAIAYLETLCQELDGNPRIVINCSGRGDKDVQTVAKALSVE, from the coding sequence ATTCAAGATATCAACACTAGTAAACAAGCCCAGACAGCGCGACCAGACTCGTTAGGCAGATTTGGCAAGTTCGGCGGTAAGTACGTCCCAGAAACCTTAATGCCTGCATTAAGTGAGTTGGAAACCGCATACGAGCAATATCGCCACGATCCTAGCTTCCAAGAAGAGTTGCAAGGTTTACTCAAAGACTACGTGGGAAGACCTAGCCCGTTATATTTCGCCGAACGCCTAACGAAGCACTACGCCCGATCTGACGGCACGGGACCGCAAATTTACTTAAAACGTGAAGATTTAAATCATACAGGCGCTCACAAAATTAATAACGCTTTAGCGCAGGTGTTATTGGCAAAGCGCATGGGTAAAAAGCGGATTATTGCCGAAACCGGTGCAGGTCAGCATGGAGTTGCTACGGCAACCGTGTGTGCGCGTTTTGGTTTGGAATGCGTGGTTTATATGGGCGTCCAAGATATGCAACGGCAAGCCCTGAACGTGTTTCGGATGCGTTTGATGGGGGCAGAAGTTAGTCCGGTGGAAGCTGGTACGGGTACTTTGAAAGATGCGACCTCAGAAGCGATTCGCGATTGGGTGACGAATGTAGAAACCACCCATTACATCTTGGGTTCCGTTGCTGGTCCTCATCCTTACCCGATGTTAGTGCGTGACTTTCATGCCGTAATTGGTACAGAAACTCGCGCTCAATGTCAAGAGAAATGGGGCGGTTTGCCAGATATTCTTTTGGCTTGTGTTGGTGGTGGTTCTAATGCGATCGGCTTGTTCCACGAGTTTGTAAATGAAATACCTATCCGCCTGATTGGAGTTGAGGCAGCCGGTGAAGGTGTCGATACAGAAAAACATGCAGCCACCTTGACAAAAGGACGAGTAGGTGTATTGCATGGTGCGATGAGCTATCTACTGCAAGATGACGATGGTCAGGTAATCGAGGCACATTCGATTAGTGCTGGGTTAGATTATCCCGGTGTGGGTCCTGAGCATAGTTACTTAAAGGATCTTGGTCGCGCCGAGTATTACAGCGTGACTGATAAGCAAGCTTTAGAAGCATTGCAGAGACTTTCGCAGCTAGAAGGAATTATTCCCGCTTTAGAAACCGCTCATGCGATCGCTTATCTAGAAACCCTGTGTCAAGAGCTTGATGGTAATCCGCGAATTGTCATCAACTGTTCAGGTCGTGGTGACAAAGACGTGCAAACAGTCGCGAAAGCACTCAGTGTTGAGTAG
- a CDS encoding anthranilate synthase — translation MIVDSHSYTTLGGVRVSRSMTEVNIDTALEDILFYLNSQRGGLLTSSYEYPGRYKRWAIGFVNPPLELTTRENSFTLKALSDRGNVLLPLLLERLSQSKQLQEIILNKDNITGTVKKTQQLFAEEDRSKQPSAFTVVREILHTFSSKEDEHLGLYGAFGYDLVFQFEPIPQRLERPEDQRDLVLYLPDELVVVDYYLQRAFRLQYEFETAHGSTNNLPRTGESIDYRGKRLQPAQNADHKRGDYAKQVEVALDYFRRGDLFEVVPSQNFFESCEQSPSKLFETLKKINPSPYGFVFNLGGEYLIGASPEMFVRVEGRRVETCPISGTITRGQNAIDDADQILLLLNSHKDESELTMCTDVDRNDKSRICEPGSVRVIGRRQIELYSHLIHTVDHVEGTLREEFDALDAFLSHTWAVTVTGAPKRAAMQFLEQHERSARRWYGGAVGYLSFNGDLNTGLILRTIRLKDSIAEVRVGATVLYDSIPQAEEQETITKGAVLFETIRRAKEIDEKMEECKSTKLSKCIPDVEPGKHILLIDHEDSFVHTLANYIRQTGASVTTLRHGFSESLFDTIRPDLVVFSPGPGRPSEFKVPEMVTACVRRKIPIFGVCLGLQGIVEAFGGELGVLNYPQHGKSSRVFVTDTDSVMFQGLPESFAVGRYHSLFALPLQMPAELKVTAISEDNVIMGIEHQTLAIAAVQFHPESIMTLNGEIGLAIIKNVVRKYTQTKESVVIS, via the coding sequence ATGATTGTTGATTCGCACTCTTATACAACACTTGGGGGTGTGCGTGTCTCTCGCTCCATGACAGAAGTCAATATAGACACGGCACTAGAAGACATTTTATTTTATCTAAATTCTCAGCGTGGAGGCTTGCTGACTAGCAGCTACGAATATCCAGGTAGATACAAAAGATGGGCGATTGGATTTGTCAATCCCCCCTTAGAACTAACTACAAGAGAGAATAGTTTTACTTTAAAAGCATTAAGCGATCGCGGCAACGTTCTCTTACCATTACTCTTAGAGCGTTTATCGCAGTCAAAGCAACTTCAAGAAATAATTTTAAATAAAGATAATATTACTGGAACTGTCAAGAAAACACAACAATTATTTGCCGAAGAAGACCGCAGTAAACAACCTTCAGCATTTACAGTTGTCCGAGAAATTCTACATACCTTCTCAAGTAAAGAAGACGAGCATTTAGGACTTTATGGTGCGTTTGGTTACGACTTAGTTTTTCAATTTGAGCCGATTCCCCAACGCTTAGAACGTCCTGAAGACCAGCGGGATTTAGTATTATATCTGCCCGATGAATTAGTCGTAGTTGACTACTATCTACAACGCGCATTTCGTCTTCAATATGAATTTGAAACAGCGCATGGCAGCACAAATAATCTTCCCCGCACAGGTGAATCGATAGATTATCGCGGCAAACGTCTTCAACCCGCGCAAAATGCCGACCATAAAAGAGGCGACTATGCCAAACAAGTTGAAGTAGCACTCGATTACTTCCGTCGAGGTGATTTATTTGAAGTAGTTCCCAGCCAAAACTTTTTTGAATCTTGCGAACAATCACCCAGCAAACTATTTGAAACCTTAAAGAAAATCAATCCCAGTCCTTACGGATTTGTATTTAATTTAGGTGGAGAATATCTCATCGGTGCATCCCCAGAAATGTTTGTCCGCGTTGAAGGTAGGCGCGTAGAAACCTGCCCGATTAGTGGCACTATTACGCGGGGACAAAATGCCATTGACGATGCCGACCAAATTCTTTTGTTACTCAACTCACACAAAGATGAGTCTGAGTTAACAATGTGTACCGACGTAGATCGCAACGACAAATCGCGAATTTGTGAACCCGGTTCAGTCAGAGTAATTGGGCGTCGGCAAATTGAATTGTACAGCCACCTGATTCATACAGTCGATCACGTTGAAGGCACATTACGAGAAGAATTTGACGCCTTAGATGCATTTCTTTCCCATACATGGGCAGTTACAGTAACCGGCGCACCCAAACGCGCTGCCATGCAATTTCTCGAACAGCATGAACGTAGCGCTAGACGTTGGTATGGTGGTGCAGTTGGTTATCTCAGCTTTAATGGTGATTTGAATACCGGCTTGATTTTGCGAACAATTCGTTTAAAAGATTCAATCGCCGAAGTGCGAGTTGGTGCAACAGTTCTTTACGACTCTATCCCACAAGCCGAAGAACAAGAGACAATCACCAAAGGCGCTGTTTTATTTGAGACAATTCGCCGCGCCAAAGAAATAGACGAGAAAATGGAGGAATGCAAATCTACAAAATTGAGCAAATGCATTCCTGATGTGGAACCAGGTAAGCACATCTTACTAATTGACCACGAAGACTCATTTGTTCACACACTAGCCAACTACATCCGGCAAACTGGCGCAAGCGTCACCACACTACGTCATGGCTTCTCAGAATCGCTTTTTGATACAATACGTCCTGACTTAGTTGTTTTCTCTCCTGGTCCTGGTAGACCAAGTGAATTTAAAGTTCCTGAAATGGTCACCGCTTGTGTCCGCCGCAAAATTCCTATTTTTGGAGTTTGTCTGGGGCTGCAAGGCATTGTAGAAGCTTTTGGTGGAGAATTAGGAGTTCTCAACTATCCCCAACATGGCAAATCTTCGCGGGTTTTCGTCACCGATACAGATTCTGTGATGTTCCAAGGCTTACCCGAATCCTTCGCCGTGGGTAGATATCATTCACTATTTGCTCTACCATTACAAATGCCGGCAGAATTGAAAGTGACAGCAATTTCCGAAGACAACGTAATTATGGGAATTGAACATCAAACACTTGCGATCGCTGCCGTTCAGTTTCACCCAGAGTCCATCATGACTTTGAACGGTGAAATCGGTTTAGCCATCATCAAAAACGTCGTACGTAAATACACGCAAACGAAAGAGTCAGTAGTTATTAGTTAG
- a CDS encoding zinc-dependent alcohol dehydrogenase family protein encodes MKAMVITNFGSPEVFAEQEVEKPTLSKNEVLVKVYATSVNPADCGIRQGIFGPRVKLPAILGYDVSGVVEAIALDVKDYQVGDEVYYAIDLLAGNGANAEYHVANEAIIAKKPANISHLEAASVPVAGGTAWAALITKANIKIGETVLIHGGAGGVGTFAIQIAKAAGAYVYTTCGGYDIDFVKSIGADKAIDYRRENFVDIIMKETGGLGVDVTLSTVSGELLAQSLMVTKTDGRAVTVTGVKGDFNAAIFKNITVHFVHLDRTRPKLEALKTLIERSQIKPVVGMTFPLNQVAQAHKKLEQGGEGVRGKIVVQVANC; translated from the coding sequence ATGAAAGCGATGGTGATAACAAACTTCGGCAGTCCAGAAGTCTTTGCCGAACAAGAAGTTGAGAAACCGACACTAAGTAAAAATGAAGTACTGGTTAAGGTTTACGCAACCTCAGTTAACCCCGCAGATTGCGGGATACGTCAAGGAATATTTGGACCGAGAGTCAAATTACCTGCAATTTTAGGTTATGACGTTTCCGGAGTCGTTGAAGCGATCGCTCTTGATGTCAAAGATTATCAGGTAGGTGACGAAGTTTATTATGCCATCGATCTTTTAGCAGGTAACGGTGCTAATGCAGAGTATCATGTTGCTAATGAAGCAATAATTGCCAAAAAGCCCGCAAATATATCTCATTTAGAAGCCGCTAGCGTACCTGTCGCAGGAGGCACCGCTTGGGCTGCACTCATCACCAAAGCAAATATCAAAATCGGTGAAACCGTGCTGATTCACGGTGGTGCAGGAGGTGTTGGTACATTTGCAATCCAAATTGCCAAAGCAGCCGGCGCTTACGTTTACACAACCTGCGGTGGTTACGACATAGACTTTGTAAAATCCATCGGTGCAGATAAAGCAATAGATTACCGTCGAGAAAACTTTGTTGACATCATTATGAAAGAAACTGGTGGTCTAGGCGTTGACGTTACTTTATCTACAGTCAGCGGTGAACTTTTGGCTCAAAGTTTGATGGTGACAAAAACAGATGGTCGCGCAGTCACCGTCACTGGTGTAAAAGGAGATTTCAACGCTGCTATCTTCAAAAATATTACAGTCCACTTCGTACATCTAGATCGCACCCGTCCTAAACTTGAAGCCTTGAAAACTTTAATTGAACGGAGTCAAATCAAACCCGTTGTTGGGATGACTTTTCCCTTAAATCAAGTAGCACAAGCCCATAAAAAACTTGAACAAGGTGGGGAAGGTGTGCGCGGCAAAATTGTTGTACAAGTTGCTAATTGCTAA
- a CDS encoding alkaline phosphatase family protein, with amino-acid sequence MQKTVVINVVGLTPSLLCEYTPFLSRWAASGKVASVESVLPAVTCSAQATYLTGKLPNEHGIVANGWYFRDECEIKFWRQSNKLIQAPKVWDMAKALNPDFTCANLFWWYNMYSSVDYAVTPRPMYPADGRKIPDIYTDPAKWRSQLQIDLGQFPLFNFWGPNTSIKSTQWIANSAKWSEEDSNPTLTLIYLPHLDYCLQKFGTDVNKIAKDLQEIDAVCADLIEFYENRGAQVIVLSEYGITDVSQPVHLNRILRQKGLLAVKEELGRELLDPGASKAFAVADHQIAHVYVNDPFYIPKVRSLLEETPGVAYVLDDSQKSAYHLDHSRAGELVVIANPNAWFTYYYWLDDNRAPDFARTVDIHRKPGYDPVELFVDPQLKLPKLKIAAKLLKKQLGFRYLMDVIPLDASLVKGSHGCIPTNPENGPLFITKQNHLLESSIQAIDVCQLILNHLTVDTPSFQVSQK; translated from the coding sequence ATGCAAAAAACAGTTGTTATTAACGTAGTGGGATTGACGCCCAGCTTATTGTGTGAGTATACGCCGTTTTTATCGCGTTGGGCGGCTAGTGGGAAAGTCGCTTCGGTAGAATCGGTGTTACCTGCTGTCACTTGTTCGGCACAGGCTACTTATCTTACAGGAAAGTTACCGAACGAACACGGAATTGTTGCCAATGGTTGGTATTTTCGCGATGAATGTGAAATAAAGTTCTGGCGACAGTCTAACAAATTAATTCAGGCTCCGAAAGTCTGGGATATGGCAAAAGCCCTAAATCCTGACTTTACCTGCGCTAATTTGTTTTGGTGGTACAATATGTACTCCTCGGTAGATTACGCAGTTACTCCCCGACCGATGTATCCTGCTGATGGTAGGAAAATTCCGGATATTTACACCGATCCGGCAAAATGGCGATCGCAACTGCAAATCGATTTAGGACAGTTTCCTTTATTCAATTTCTGGGGTCCCAACACATCGATTAAGTCTACTCAATGGATTGCTAATTCAGCAAAGTGGTCTGAAGAAGACTCTAACCCAACGCTGACACTAATTTATTTACCGCATCTCGATTATTGCTTGCAAAAATTTGGAACTGACGTAAACAAAATAGCCAAGGATTTACAAGAAATTGATGCAGTTTGTGCCGATTTGATTGAGTTTTATGAAAATCGGGGCGCTCAAGTCATCGTTTTGTCAGAATATGGAATTACTGATGTATCTCAACCCGTCCACCTGAATCGGATTCTGCGTCAAAAAGGCTTGCTAGCAGTGAAAGAAGAATTAGGACGAGAACTGTTAGATCCAGGTGCTAGTAAAGCATTTGCGGTTGCAGATCATCAAATTGCTCATGTTTACGTTAACGATCCGTTTTACATTCCCAAAGTGCGATCGCTTTTAGAAGAAACACCAGGAGTAGCTTACGTTTTAGATGATAGCCAAAAGTCAGCTTACCATTTAGATCATTCCAGAGCGGGAGAATTGGTAGTGATCGCCAATCCAAATGCATGGTTTACTTACTATTATTGGCTTGACGATAATCGCGCTCCCGATTTTGCCAGAACCGTAGACATCCATCGCAAACCCGGTTACGACCCCGTAGAATTATTTGTTGACCCGCAACTCAAGCTTCCCAAACTGAAAATCGCGGCAAAACTGCTGAAAAAACAACTTGGGTTTCGCTACTTAATGGATGTCATTCCCTTAGATGCTTCATTGGTAAAAGGTTCTCACGGTTGTATTCCCACCAATCCAGAGAATGGTCCATTATTTATTACCAAACAAAATCACCTGCTTGAGTCATCAATACAAGCGATCGATGTTTGTCAGTTAATCCTCAATCATTTAACTGTAGATACACCCTCGTTTCAAGTATCACAGAAATAA
- the trpD gene encoding anthranilate phosphoribosyltransferase encodes MIATTQAPPNNIPVTPDQNWSDFLKQLLDKRSLTVSQSADLMQGWLTDAIPPVLTGAILAAIQAKGVSTEELVGMAGVLQSQSIGDKETRRQGDKENSKFNTLPLSPSPPLLVPPTPLIDTCGTGGDGASTFNISTAVAFVAAAAGVKVAKHGNRSASSKTGSADVLEALGINLNANPEKVESAVDAVGMTFLFAPGWHPALKAVAALRKTLKVRTIFNLLGPLVNPMRPTGQIIGVNDPLLLETIAQALSQLGCRRAIALHGREKLDEAGLADITYLAVLQEQKVRSIILNPLELGLSHAPTEALCGGDVQENAEILKAVLQGKGTQAQQDVVALNTALALQVGEVFDSNSTDILENCVQGIALAKEVLQSGAAWTKLEQLAEFLRD; translated from the coding sequence ATGATAGCCACAACCCAAGCCCCACCTAACAACATTCCCGTCACTCCCGACCAAAATTGGTCTGATTTCTTAAAGCAATTACTCGACAAGCGATCGCTCACAGTTTCTCAATCTGCGGACTTGATGCAAGGTTGGCTGACAGATGCTATTCCCCCCGTTCTAACCGGAGCAATTTTAGCCGCAATTCAGGCTAAAGGTGTATCCACAGAAGAGTTGGTTGGTATGGCTGGTGTTTTGCAATCCCAGTCAATAGGAGACAAGGAGACAAGGAGACAAGGAGACAAGGAGAATTCAAAATTTAATACTCTCCCCCTCTCCCCCTCCCCCCCTCTCCTTGTCCCCCCCACTCCCCTCATCGACACCTGTGGAACTGGTGGGGATGGAGCCTCAACTTTCAACATATCAACTGCTGTCGCGTTTGTAGCTGCTGCTGCTGGGGTAAAAGTTGCCAAACATGGCAATCGTTCTGCATCCAGCAAAACTGGTTCCGCTGATGTGTTGGAAGCTTTGGGTATAAATCTTAATGCCAACCCAGAGAAAGTTGAATCCGCAGTTGATGCAGTTGGGATGACCTTTTTGTTTGCCCCAGGATGGCATCCAGCATTGAAAGCAGTTGCCGCTTTGCGAAAAACTTTGAAAGTGCGGACTATCTTTAATTTGCTTGGACCTTTGGTAAATCCAATGCGACCGACAGGGCAAATTATTGGTGTGAACGATCCGCTTTTGTTAGAAACGATCGCTCAGGCATTATCGCAACTCGGATGTCGTCGAGCGATCGCTCTCCACGGCAGAGAAAAGTTAGATGAAGCAGGTTTGGCAGACATCACTTACTTAGCTGTACTTCAAGAGCAAAAAGTCCGCAGCATCATACTCAATCCGCTAGAATTGGGTTTAAGTCATGCTCCTACTGAAGCCTTGTGCGGTGGAGATGTCCAAGAGAATGCAGAAATTTTAAAAGCTGTTTTGCAAGGTAAAGGCACCCAAGCGCAGCAAGATGTAGTTGCTTTAAATACGGCTTTAGCCCTACAAGTTGGCGAAGTATTTGATAGCAACTCTACAGATATTTTGGAAAATTGTGTTCAAGGTATAGCTTTGGCGAAAGAAGTACTGCAAAGCGGTGCTGCTTGGACTAAATTAGAACAATTGGCTGAATTTTTACGCGATTAA
- the trpA gene encoding tryptophan synthase subunit alpha, producing the protein MTSISHHFQTLKNRQQCALIPFITAGDPNLETTAEALRILDRNGADFIELGVPYSDPLADGPVIQAAATRALQRGTKLEQVLEMLQAVIPSLRAPIILFTYYNPILYRGIKSFLAEIANVGVRGLVVPDLPLEEAEELIQTAASFGIEVILLVAPTSSQDRIEAIARKSQGFIYLVSVTGVTGMRSQIQLRVKDLITELRSVTDKPIGVGFGISAPEQAHQVMEWGADAVIVGSAFVKKLASGSPSEGLQAVEKLCQELKAAITPTASLQKVGSV; encoded by the coding sequence ATGACTTCTATTTCTCATCACTTTCAAACTTTAAAAAATCGCCAACAGTGTGCTTTAATTCCTTTTATTACAGCTGGCGATCCTAACTTAGAAACTACCGCCGAAGCTTTACGCATCTTAGATCGCAATGGTGCAGACTTTATAGAATTGGGTGTTCCTTACTCCGATCCTTTGGCAGATGGTCCGGTGATTCAAGCAGCAGCAACTCGCGCTTTGCAACGAGGAACCAAATTAGAGCAAGTATTAGAAATGTTGCAAGCTGTGATTCCCAGCTTGAGAGCGCCGATAATTTTATTTACTTATTACAATCCGATTTTGTACCGGGGTATTAAGTCATTTTTAGCAGAAATTGCTAATGTTGGGGTACGCGGTTTGGTGGTGCCAGATTTACCTTTAGAAGAGGCAGAAGAGTTAATTCAAACTGCTGCTAGTTTTGGAATTGAGGTAATATTGCTTGTAGCGCCTACCAGTTCTCAAGATAGAATTGAAGCGATCGCTCGTAAATCTCAAGGATTTATCTACCTGGTAAGTGTAACAGGCGTTACAGGGATGCGCTCTCAAATCCAACTCCGCGTCAAGGATTTGATTACAGAATTGCGAAGCGTCACCGATAAACCGATTGGCGTTGGCTTTGGTATTTCCGCACCAGAACAAGCACATCAAGTCATGGAATGGGGCGCAGATGCCGTAATTGTCGGTAGTGCCTTCGTCAAAAAATTAGCAAGCGGTAGTCCCAGCGAAGGACTGCAAGCTGTAGAAAAACTTTGTCAAGAACTGAAAGCAGCGATTACCCCCACCGCATCCCTGCAAAAAGTAGGTTCGGTTTAA
- the aroF gene encoding 3-deoxy-7-phosphoheptulonate synthase, with translation MIVILKNGTPQEEITRISQEISETWGVKVEKSVGKHKVVLAMIGDTPSINPLQIKGYSPWIEEVLRVQQPFKRVSREFRYGEASEVVVPTPNGNVYFGENHPIVVVAGPCSVENEQMIVETAKRVKAAGAKFIRGGAYKPRTSPYAFQGHGETALGLLAAAREATGLGIITEVMDTADLEAVGSVADVIQVGARNMHNFSLLKKVGAQDKPVLLKRGMSATIDEWLMAAEYILAGGNPNVILCERGIRTFDGKYARNTLDLSVLPVLRSLTHLPIMIDPSHGTGRSEYVTPMAKAAIAAGTDALMIEVHPNPAKALSDGPQSLTPDKFDILAQEMAVIGKVVGRWSERALVGSI, from the coding sequence ATGATTGTCATCCTAAAAAACGGTACACCTCAAGAAGAAATTACTCGAATCAGTCAAGAAATCAGTGAAACATGGGGAGTCAAAGTAGAAAAAAGCGTCGGCAAGCACAAAGTTGTTTTAGCGATGATTGGCGATACTCCTAGCATCAATCCGTTGCAAATCAAGGGGTATAGCCCTTGGATTGAGGAAGTATTGCGAGTACAGCAACCGTTCAAACGAGTAAGTCGCGAATTCCGATATGGAGAAGCTAGCGAAGTTGTTGTACCGACACCTAATGGTAACGTCTACTTCGGTGAAAATCATCCGATTGTCGTGGTAGCTGGACCCTGCTCTGTCGAAAATGAACAGATGATTGTGGAGACAGCAAAGCGGGTAAAGGCAGCCGGAGCCAAGTTCATCCGTGGTGGAGCATACAAGCCTCGCACCTCACCTTATGCATTCCAAGGACATGGTGAAACTGCCTTGGGCTTGTTAGCAGCTGCCCGTGAAGCTACGGGTTTAGGCATCATCACAGAAGTGATGGATACTGCCGACTTAGAAGCAGTGGGAAGCGTAGCTGACGTGATCCAAGTGGGAGCGCGGAATATGCACAACTTCTCGTTGTTGAAAAAAGTAGGCGCTCAAGATAAGCCAGTGCTGTTGAAGCGAGGAATGTCCGCCACAATTGATGAGTGGTTGATGGCAGCAGAATATATCCTTGCTGGAGGAAATCCGAATGTGATTCTTTGTGAGCGGGGAATTAGAACCTTTGATGGCAAATATGCTCGCAATACCTTAGATTTGTCGGTTCTTCCAGTATTGCGATCGCTTACTCACTTACCAATCATGATTGACCCCAGTCACGGTACAGGTAGGTCTGAGTACGTTACACCAATGGCAAAAGCTGCGATCGCCGCCGGTACAGATGCTTTAATGATTGAAGTTCACCCAAATCCGGCAAAAGCTTTATCTGATGGACCTCAATCCCTCACCCCCGATAAATTTGACATTTTGGCTCAAGAAATGGCAGTAATTGGCAAAGTAGTTGGACGCTGGTCTGAGCGTGCCTTGGTAGGTTCTATTTAA
- a CDS encoding type II toxin-antitoxin system Phd/YefM family antitoxin, with amino-acid sequence MYNVELPANLTEFAELLGRVLAGEEVILSQAGLPVARIVPLNNPPLPRIPELDRGKVVIASDFNEPLPEDVLNDFLSLLDIDNESNT; translated from the coding sequence ATGTATAATGTAGAACTTCCTGCCAATTTGACTGAGTTTGCAGAATTGCTTGGTCGAGTTTTGGCAGGAGAAGAAGTTATTCTTTCCCAAGCAGGGTTACCCGTTGCCCGCATTGTACCTCTAAATAACCCACCATTACCCCGGATTCCAGAATTAGACCGTGGTAAGGTGGTCATTGCCTCAGACTTTAACGAACCCTTACCAGAGGATGTTTTAAACGATTTTCTCAGTCTATTAGATATTGATAATGAGAGCAATACTTAA
- the trpC gene encoding indole-3-glycerol phosphate synthase TrpC, producing the protein MTNQAPPRHILEEIVLQKRQEVAQMQQEMPLATVQNQLTAAPKVRNFLGALQQSPYRPSLIAEVKKASPSRGIIRADFDPIAIAKSYERGGAACISVLTDEKFFQGSFENLRRIRPEVELPLLCKEFIIDPYQIYTARAAGADAVLLIAAILTDEELQDFSRLIHQLGMTALVEVHTLAELNRVLKLDGIRLVGINNRNLENFTVDLATTQQLLAQRQQELQSLDITVVSESGLFTPADLSLVAEAGVRSVLVGESLVKQSDVEQATRNLFPKE; encoded by the coding sequence ATGACGAACCAAGCCCCTCCCCGTCACATTCTCGAAGAAATTGTCTTGCAAAAAAGGCAAGAAGTCGCTCAAATGCAGCAAGAAATGCCTTTGGCAACTGTGCAAAATCAGTTAACTGCTGCACCAAAGGTGCGAAATTTCCTCGGCGCTTTGCAGCAAAGTCCTTATAGACCAAGCTTAATAGCTGAGGTAAAAAAAGCATCACCGAGTCGTGGTATTATTCGAGCAGACTTTGACCCGATCGCGATCGCCAAATCTTACGAACGCGGTGGTGCAGCTTGTATTTCTGTCCTCACAGATGAAAAGTTCTTTCAAGGCAGTTTTGAAAATCTGCGTCGCATCCGTCCAGAGGTAGAATTGCCGCTACTGTGCAAAGAATTCATCATTGATCCCTACCAAATTTATACAGCAAGAGCGGCGGGCGCAGATGCTGTATTATTAATTGCAGCCATCCTCACTGATGAAGAACTCCAAGACTTTTCGCGACTAATTCACCAATTAGGGATGACTGCGCTAGTAGAAGTTCACACCTTAGCCGAACTGAATCGCGTACTCAAGCTGGACGGTATCCGCTTGGTAGGAATTAACAACCGCAATTTAGAAAATTTTACGGTTGATTTAGCAACTACACAGCAACTGTTAGCACAACGGCAACAAGAATTGCAAAGCTTGGATATTACCGTCGTCAGCGAATCAGGATTGTTTACACCCGCTGATTTATCCTTAGTGGCTGAAGCTGGTGTGCGTTCAGTTTTGGTGGGAGAATCTTTAGTGAAACAAAGCGACGTAGAACAAGCTACCCGTAATTTGTTTCCGAAGGAATAA